In Besnoitia besnoiti strain Bb-Ger1 chromosome I, whole genome shotgun sequence, the genomic window AGAGAGAACAGCGCTACCAACGCGTGCACTCCCGGGCCGTCGAGGAGCTCAGCAGCTGCATCCGCAACAATCGAGCAGCATCCCAAGACATGGAAAGGAAAGCGACCCTTCTTCAAGAGGAATTCAAGCGCCTGCAAGGCGAGCGGGAGAAAATTCTCGCGACCGCGCGTGATGAAGCCCACAGAGCGACAGCGGATCTCACTcgcaagctgctgcaggccgaGCTGATGGAAGAGCGCCAACTCCGGTgtgagaaagagagagaaatccaaaaggcgcacgcagagatgGAGAGGCTGACCCACCTGAAACTGGAGTGGCAAGAGAAGGCCCAAAGACTGGAGGGCGCCGTCCAGGCCtgcagcgagcagcggcggcagcttctCGCCTCCCTTTCAGCGACGCTGCGAGCCAGTGCAGagctcgacgacgccgaggacgacgctGAGAAGGAACGCACTgaacgaagacgagacgTGCTGTTTCAGCGCCATCAGCGAGAGCTTAAGCATTTCGAATCTGCGCGCCGGTTTGGCCGCGGAGACCTGAAGCCCGACGACCAGCTGCCCGCTGAGCCGCGGCCTGAGAGAGAGCGCTGTGGAGCGCTTCCCAGACGCCCTCACAGAGAGACCGACCCTCGCACCACGCCCCCACTGGTGCGGACCTCCGACTGCCTCCATTGTGGCAAAGAGACAGCATTCGCCACAGCATCTGGGGCGATTAACTCGACGCCGCTTCCAGCGCAGGGCACGCCGAGGAGTGGCAGGCTGGGCGATGCGCATCTGAGCCTTCGGGGAagcgtcgaggaggcgcctggctCCCCGTGCCCCTCGAGCGTCTCTTTCGAAAACGCGGACACCTCACAGCACGCCTCGCCGAAACCTGCACACATACCGGCTCCTCCACCCGacggacgccgcgcgcccacGCCGACCAAGATCGATGACCTGGAGCAGCGCGTCAAAAGCTTCATCGCCTCGCTGCAAACTGCAGACAAGCggcccctctgcgccgctgcccagGAGCATAAGACGCGCTCAGCGAGCCCCGAGGATCTcccggcgctcgcgctgcggggTGCCGAAAGCCCTCGAGGCCTtggcgccgcagctctgtcgcagtcgcctgccgccgcgtctcgttcgcgcgcgtccctcccgcccccccgtgCTGCCGCGCAGATCAAAGATGCAGCAGCTCTCGCGACCCCCTCGCGCGTAGGCTCGCCGGTGTCCTGCAGCTGCCCAGAAATCGCCTCATTGCCAGCTCAGGGAGGAGCTTCTAAAGGCCTCAGCCCTGATCGAGGTCTCGGCGGCGATTCCACAGCGCAGGCGTTCTCCAGTGAGCGTCCTATCGCTCTGGGTGCTTCCTGCGCTCTCCCCGACAGAGTGCCGAAAGCCCCGGCCGGGCGGAAAGAGCTCTGCCGAGACGGAGGACCTGAGGCAGCCCTCGAAGGACGAtggtcgccgcgtctgcctgaCGCGGGCAGGCCAGACCCGGCGGCGCTTCCAGATCAGACTTCGCTGGCGGATGGCGGCCAAACTTatgcgcagacgcgtggCTCTCCAATCCTTCCGCGTCCTTGCTGTTCATCGAGATGCGGAGTCGGAGGGGGGACCTCGTTTCCCTTTTCGCAAAGATCGTCTGGCGAGATTACCGACACAGACATCAGCGTCCTCCTGGCCACGTGCTCCAGCAGCTCTGCGAATCCGACGGGCTTTCCGCCCTGCCGCCCCGGGGCCGtttcggcgcctccgctggcaTTCTCCCCACAGACGAGCCACGTGGTCTGGGCTCCACGCCGATCAACGAAGCTCACGGGGGGCGAGAAGCTAGCCCCGCATCGatccgcgcagaggccgagaAGCGCCACAGGTCTTCTGGAGGGTGATGCACGACGACTGGaaaggcgcctgcagcgcaggaGCTCCTCTCCAACCTCTCCGAAGAGTCCACACACAAAGGATACTGAGAGAGGTGCGGCAAAgaacgcgcgcagcggaagTCCGTCAGCGAGGCCCCTCTTTGGCAGTCACGACGGCGGGAATTCTGCACTCGAAGTCATCCGCGGGGGTCTGGAGTTCGGCGACGAAAGCGGGGGTCCTGGCAATGCCGCAAGCGCGTGGGGCGCTGGCCCGCGGGACAGGTCTGGGTTCACGCCGCGCCCAACTATGGGGCCATTCTCGAGAGACCAGGCGGTCCTGCTTGCTGCCCCGGCGGACGCCGACTCTGTCGACttggaggaaggcgaagtaatcgacggagaagaggcagTGGGGCCCGAAAACCGAGAAAGTAGCATCATGTCAAACGCCACCAGTCTCCCAGgtcctgcgtcttcgccgtgcCTCGAACGTCTCTACCGCTTCCctcagaaggcgcaggcccgAGGTAAgcgttcgccgccgtcgaggcaCCCTGCTcacgctgtcgccgtcgATATGCCggtgtctgcggccgcggcatcGCCCCAGCCAAGGGCGCCACCGCgggggacggcgacgacggccgctCCTCCCAGTCTGGCCACGCGCATCGCCTCCGCACAGCGCTCCCGTAGTCCTTCTTTCTTCATGTTCGGGCAGGCGAACGAAGCCCTGCGGCCGCTAGAAGCGCGGCGTGAGGCGCGACTCTCTCCGTCTCCCCGCCGGCTCGTCTGCTCTGGCGTTTGGCCCGTTCCTGCCGCCGCATGGAAAGAGGGAGCGGCGAGATCAGCGCACGCGCCCGTACCGGGCGAGACACTGGAGCCGCCCGCTCGCGAGGCAGTCGGAGACGCCTCGTGCCCCCCGATTCGCAGCCTGGCCTCGGCTTCTGTCCCCCAACCAGACACGCCCCGTGCGGCGCCCTCACCCCGGCAGCCGCTCCTCGCTCGCACAGgcacggaggaggaagacgtcgcgtcttctcgcggcgcagcgccgcagcatgGCCCGTCGGCGTGTGTTGaggcttcgcctctctctgcgcgggccGCTCCGACTTCACTATCCCGCTTGGTGACAGACCAGCCCTGGGCTTCGTGGGGCCTGCCAGCCGTTGTGCAAACGGTTTCAGGCGGCCtagacgcgcctgcgctagGAACGCCGAGCACTGACCCGTTCGCAGATCTCGCGAAGCCCGACGCAGACATCTTCTTTCCAGCAGAAAACTGCGGAGGGCAGCCGCTGATGGTGGATCAAagcgctctgcgcggcgcctgcgaatTCGCCGAGCCcctcgaggcgacgccgaccgcgCTGCGAGAGTCGCTCCCTGCCGGCCGCGAGTCCGGGGCTTCTGAGTGCGTGGAGCCGATTCAGAAATCCATTTCTGCCATGGccccttttttctctgcgcatgTCACGAGGAGCGCCTCTCACGAGATGAACATcctggaggccgcagcacATAAGGCTTCGTCCGATCAACCGTCTGAGTGCTGTAGCGCCGACTTgctgtctctcgccctcAGACAGGAGCGAACTCTGGCAGAGGGGCAGGTCGCCTCGGAGACCTTCGAGGGCGATCAGCTGCTCGCTCCAGCTGAGAACTGCGAagtgtcgccggcgccgccttgtTTGCatgccgcgcgaggccggcaacttctcgctgcagaggaaactgggcgtgcgccggaggcctgcggcgaccgGCGTTCACGCTGCCAAGCGAGAAGGCTCCCagtgcggcgcagcgcctctggcAGCCCTGCAAGCTCGCACGGCCggcccgccgcgctgcggcgcagccccgAAATCCCCTCGAGCAGTCCAACCCTGCCGCCTCAGGGAAGGGACGTCGCTGACCTGCGAAGGAAGGACGATGCGGAGACGTGCTTTTGGCAGCCTCTGAACCGTCCTCAGCGAAGCCTAGCCCCGCATGCAGAAATCAGAGGGGCCGACCGCGGAGACCCGCCGGAAGGGCCTGTGTGCCTCATGGGGGAACCGGATCGGAGTGCGTGGATGAATCAGAGTacggcgaggctgcaggcgagtcACAGTCGActgccttcgtctccctctgcagTGGGAGCCCCTTCACCGCTTGGGTCCTtgtcgcttccttctcgcgccttTGTGCCACCTCATTCCAGTTCGTTCCACGCTGCGATCGACccagctgtctcctccgctgcgttcgtggctgccgcctccgcccgaAACGACTTCGTTGCTCAATTGCCAGGGCCCCTGGCGTCTCCCTCTTGCTCGCGCGCCCAGCATCCGAGATCGCGGTCTCCTTCGCCAcggcctccctcgcgcgcagcttcaCGTCCCGCTGACTCTCCAGGGCTGCATGCCTTCCATCCTCTCCCTGCACAGCCGCTGTTGCGCGTCGCCTCACCCCGCCcactgtctccttcgccgtctccccgCCCCTGCCCCGCGCAAGAAACAGCTTGCGCGTCGAAAGCTGTTTCTTCTTCAGAAGCTGGTTCTTCGTTCTTTGggtccgccgcggcaggcccTTTTCCCGTGGCGCCGTCAGCCAGCGCGTGCTCGGCTTCGTCCTCGCATTCGCCAGTGCCGCAgctcgctggcgcagggGCACGAGCGCCCAGAGGCAAGAGTAAAAGCCCCgtgagaggcgagcgacggcggccaccggcgtctccgcgccgggaTGAaccgggctcgccgccgcagtggCATGTTCCAGAACTGGCCCCCGGGCCGCAGCCCCCCCACTACCCCACGGGtaccgccgcacgcgcgctggcggcttgTGAGCGGCCGGGCGCCACCTGCAGCGTCTGTGTGCCGCTTGCAAGGTCCCCAGGGAGtcccgcgggcgtcgcgccctccCCGCGATGCATTCCAGTGCCTCCGGTTGTACAGGGTTTGAAGCGCATCACGGGGGACACgcccccttctcgccgtgGCAGTCCGTCTCTCCCCCGCTCGCCCCCGGGGCCACTCCGAATGGAAATTGAAACCCTTCTCTCGCTTGGCGTACTCGGGACACCAGGTCTGACTAGCGGGCTCCCGGCTGCGGAGCTGTGTGGCATCACAAgccccttctcgccggcggaagccgtcacctccgccgccgcgggaggcgtgGGGCCCTTTAGTGAGAGCCCTTCGATCGCACGTCCCTTTCTGCCGGAAGACGCCGTGGTGGAGTTGAGCGTTCCGCTCGCCGTTAGCTACACTGTTGCTGCTGAGATGGCGGACAGAACCGATCCATGAGGGAGGGGAAAACGGCAAACTCGGCTCGCTATCCGCGTATCGCACGCCGTGAATGAAGCCAAAGCGAAACCCAAAATGAAGCGTGCCTGTGAGGCCTGTGGTCGCGGTTGACCTATATCCATCGACTGTGAAAATCCCGATCCCGTGTCGCAGTGTACCAGCTCTTTTTTTGAATGGAGTGGTGAGGGTAGCTGCGGTAACCTGCCACGATTTGCTGCGTTCAGTCCAGCGCACCATAATAGTTATGTTGCGCTGCAACGGCACTCCCTAAGGGAGCATTCGCGGCGTGAGCggcccgccccccgcggcctccacgcaCCTAGAAACACACAGCAGAcagagcgaggaaggcctACGCCTACGATTTCACTGCCCCACAGTTCTCTGTCGTTTGGCTTGTAGCCGCAGCCTCAGCAGAGCTCGTTCAATGATGCACCCTCCTCTAATAGTACGCAGAGTTGCTGTGCGTTTTTAGCCTGAGAGGATGACGCGGCAACGACCCCATCTTGCTGCCATTGTCAAGCGGGAGTGGTGTGCCTTGCTGTTGTAGTGCTGGCTGGGTCCACGCAATACGCACACTTCGCAAGAATGGGACTGTGTCGCTTCTCTGTAAGCATCTGAGACCGTCGACGGGAACATGCGCTGGCGCCTTGCGCGAACACTGGCAATACCCCTTGACAGTCGCTGAGTTCGTTCGAATCCCATGCAGTAGTCGGCCTAGTCACCTATCGAGGGCGTTTCCGGCTAGCGGTGCTCAGAGGCAGAAGGGCTGCGCCCACCGTGACACACCCGACGCCCGTCAATCCTGGCTACCAATGTCGACGCTTGTGACACATTGCCCCGAATCTTggaaagcgaggaggaaTCTAGTTGTGAAGCTTAACTCAgaacgcgcgcgctgctcctACATGATGCGGGATCAACCAGCGACGAGCCGACGCTGCCTTAGCTGCCACCGTGAAGTCGCACGTGTGTATGTTGACGGATGCATGTGGCTGAAGGACAAGTTCCGGTCTtcgaggaggggggggcaaCGCGCAGACCAGCTAACGCCACGGACCGAGATAGTCTCAAGCACATGGTTTTTGACCCCAGAACGGGAGAAAACCCCCTCAAGAAACCAAATGAGCAGGCTGGTGATGTGGTAGGTACAGTCCTGCTCTCAGCAGTCATATATCCCCGACGCCAGACACACGGCGGCAATTCAAACTCGGGGGAGAGTGTCGCGAAAACAGGAATTTCTACCcaccgcagctgcgctgcaAGAGCCTCGTTCTCAATGGATATCGGACAACCATCTCCCGATCGACCGCTTCGTCTCTACCTCATCCCACTGCAAGTAGCGACGCCCGTGCGCGGCCCAAAACAGCGAAGCCCCGCACGACAGTTGTCAATCGCGCCTAGCTTGCAgacgtctgccgcctcgcctaTATAGGGCCCAGGTTGATTAATTGGCTACGCCGCAGCCAGCCTACGCTGTCCCCCGTGACCGGTCGCCTGTCTCGCTTTCTCGCTTTCTGGCTGGACCCCTCACTTCCCACCGGTGCCCCCCGAGGCGGTGACGACGAGGTTGTGCTGCGTCACGTCGTatccgtcgccgtctgcgccttgcGCGGCGAATTTTGGATCTGCGTAGATCCACGGCAGCGGCGTGCGGAGGATGTACGCGGACGTCGGCGTGACGTCTGTGTAGTAGTCTTCCTGAATGCCCTCGTTGACGAAGCCGCGCTTCTCGTAGAACTCAAGCGCATACTTGTTCTCAGTCCACACGTGCAGGTAGCAGTCCTCTAACTCCACCccgccctgctgcgcctcagaggcccgcgagagGATATACGATAGGAGACCCGACGCTGAAGCGAGGAACATGCAAAAAACAGACAAACGTAGCGGTCGCGCAACATACTGCTGCGGGAATGCGCAATAGAGGCACGGCTACACCCCGCGACGAATGACGCGGAGTACGCATACAGCTGtaggcggctcgccgcgaaaGAAAACACGAAAAGGAGACATCCCACAGAGGAGAACGCTGCTGCACACACGGGTATCTGTACTCTGATACAGCGAAAGGTCGGCACGTTGTAGAACTCGATCCACTACTTAACCACTACTTAACTCTTTGGACTGACCACGGATGCACGAATATCGAACGACTCTCCTTGAACTATACGGTGCCGCGGACTCTCCAGAATGCGTCGGGTGAAACCGAATCCCGCCACGAAGATAGACAGGCACGAGATGCGAAGCACGGATTGAGAGGAATGCGCTCTGCTGGCAACTTACCCACGCCGTATCTCCGGTACGGCTTGAGAACCGAGAGAGTCATGATGTACAGGCTGTGTCTTTTCTTCGGGgcccctgcagctgcagcgggaggcgcctCCACACGACAGCAGATGCCGCCGACCATGACCTCGCCAAGATACGCTGAGGAGGGGACGAACAGACACAACACGAATGAGAGAGTCACAGAGACAGCGCCTACCACGGCTGCGTTTTCACGAAGCAGAACACATGTCTTGAGTGCAAAGTatggcagcgccgccgccgccgcacaaaAGGGCACTGTACACACACcccagctgccggcgcgacagcgcccgGGTAACCGCGCAGACCCGCGGCGAAAAACAGGAAACTGGATCAAACGAAAGAAACAGAATTTCGTCCTAGGGAAGCAGTTGAAGGACATGGGCCCAGGGCATTATGCCGGCACCGTTCTAGGAATGACGAAGGAAAGGAAGCTCGCAAACACCAGCTCACCCGTCCACACATCCCGCCCCCTCCTTTGGGCGGAGGCCCACACACAGCGCAAAACGCGAGTGAATTACGGGAGCGTCGTCAGACTCTACGCTGTCGCCGCAGACAGGTCGAACCCAAGCGATGCAGTGCCCGTTGAGCCACAAAATACGCCCGGTACACATAAAGCGCAGGACTGCGAATAGCTGCACATACCGAGACGGGAAAACTGGCTGTGTCGCTGCAGCTGTTCGTACAGCACGTCGCCGTAGGTCACAGGGAGGGTCGCGAGATGCAGCTGCTTCATCTGCATGACATTGTGGCGAGTGAGCTGCCCCAGGCCGAAGCATGCCGGCGGGTCTGGGAACGGCGCTTTCTTCTTGGAGGCGCCCTCtgaagcggcggccgcagccttaTCATCAGGCGCGCACGAGCTCGCGGGAGTCGCCGCAGCACTCTGGTTGACCGGCAGTCTGCCCATGGTGgcgcgaaaaagagaaaggaaCGAATACAGAATGAAGAAGCAGTACGCCACCCGAAATGGTGAGAGGCCGCGAAAAATATAGGCTCAGGAAGTAAAACAACAGGAGGGACGACacaggaagaagcagcagagactTCAACAGGAGTACTCTGGTGAAACCAGAATCTAGTTCTTTTATGCGCAATGAAGAAAGCACCGCAAAGGTGCAGTGAAAACGTGAGTTTCCTTTCAGAGAAAAACGCACAATGCCCCAGAAAAAACCCTTCGTGGACAGGAGAAGGAAGGAATacggcgcggctcgcagaCAATGGATTCCATGACAGGCGACAACAAGCCGTGCAGAGAGATCCGGAATGAACACAAAAAGACGAGACTCTATTAAAAAAGtgccggaggcgcaggggtgATACTGAGAAGCCGAGAGAAAATGTGCAACGGGGCAGGAGGCGATGACCCCCGCGAAAAtgccgaggcgcagcggcgag contains:
- a CDS encoding hypothetical protein (encoded by transcript BESB_003280); the protein is MSRCASRSCSSCSCSCSRETFNRGSSSLWTGASCRSVSEPPRLLTSRQTSGSCCSLCCASVSENARREECAERAPAREPAGVAPECVAFRSSSSIRAKCSAASRGWRGDSTQRSHVPRKLSQSSDPPLRRLTGGIASWDDCASCGELGEARKRPRPVPRPSSRQQPASREQLRDQGGSQTRRTVADRLLEIDREYRAKFEAIESLSRRGSCSCSGDGSCSCCSQSGCQSTCKSYSASELSALGPDAGTHMLRYERECEQRHRKQVEQEVSRIRTLELSAIRLEESQKARQHLLSYKQELDRLHAERVTRLKLQEEAAAERLRKKENEIEKKGYALRQEISAQLRATQQQQRDHKRQWEIEQHALEVRAKDLDAREARILEKEERQGEAEKLNKQQLQLKLEAHRRSLEFQLQDSTAQLHRERLALEKDKQQVELAQQQQSKLEAQAKLHEAENEHLRNTIKQLEATADCAKKEKDQLHEQLRLANEVAQRLNGKLDSSEAELQSLRRQNASLQQQLSKKHEREQRYQRVHSRAVEELSSCIRNNRAASQDMERKATLLQEEFKRLQGEREKILATARDEAHRATADLTRKLLQAELMEERQLRCEKEREIQKAHAEMERLTHLKLEWQEKAQRLEGAVQACSEQRRQLLASLSATLRASAELDDAEDDAEKERTERRRDVLFQRHQRELKHFESARRFGRGDLKPDDQLPAEPRPERERCGALPRRPHRETDPRTTPPLVRTSDCLHCGKETAFATASGAINSTPLPAQGTPRSGRLGDAHLSLRGSVEEAPGSPCPSSVSFENADTSQHASPKPAHIPAPPPDGRRAPTPTKIDDLEQRVKSFIASLQTADKRPLCAAAQEHKTRSASPEDLPALALRGAESPRGLGAAALSQSPAAASRSRASLPPPRAAAQIKDAAALATPSRVGSPVSCSCPEIASLPAQGGASKGLSPDRGLGGDSTAQAFSSERPIALGASCALPDRVPKAPAGRKELCRDGGPEAALEGRWSPRLPDAGRPDPAALPDQTSLADGGQTYAQTRGSPILPRPCCSSRCGVGGGTSFPFSQRSSGEITDTDISVLLATCSSSSANPTGFPPCRPGAVSAPPLAFSPQTSHVVWAPRRSTKLTGGEKLAPHRSAQRPRSATGLLEGDARRLERRLQRRSSSPTSPKSPHTKDTERGAAKNARSGSPSARPLFGSHDGGNSALEVIRGGLEFGDESGGPGNAASAWGAGPRDRSGFTPRPTMGPFSRDQAVLLAAPADADSVDLEEGEVIDGEEAVGPENRESSIMSNATSLPGPASSPCLERLYRFPQKAQARGKRSPPSRHPAHAVAVDMPVSAAAASPQPRAPPRGTATTAAPPSLATRIASAQRSRSPSFFMFGQANEALRPLEARREARLSPSPRRLVCSGVWPVPAAAWKEGAARSAHAPVPGETLEPPAREAVGDASCPPIRSLASASVPQPDTPRAAPSPRQPLLARTGTEEEDVASSRGAAPQHGPSACVEASPLSARAAPTSLSRLVTDQPWASWGLPAVVQTVSGGLDAPALGTPSTDPFADLAKPDADIFFPAENCGGQPLMVDQSALRGACEFAEPLEATPTALRESLPAGRESGASECVEPIQKSISAMAPFFSAHVTRSASHEMNILEAAAHKASSDQPSECCSADLLSLALRQERTLAEGQVASETFEGDQLLAPAENCEVSPAPPCLHAARGRQLLAAEETGRAPEACGDRRSRCQARRLPVRRSASGSPASSHGRPAALRRSPEIPSSSPTLPPQGRDVADLRRKDDAETCFWQPLNRPQRSLAPHAEIRGADRGDPPEGPVCLMGEPDRSAWMNQSTARLQASHSRLPSSPSAVGAPSPLGSLSLPSRAFVPPHSSSFHAAIDPAVSSAAFVAAASARNDFVAQLPGPLASPSCSRAQHPRSRSPSPRPPSRAASRPADSPGLHAFHPLPAQPLLRVASPRPLSPSPSPRPCPAQETACASKAVSSSEAGSSFFGSAAAGPFPVAPSASACSASSSHSPVPQLAGAGARAPRGKSKSPVRGERRRPPASPRRDEPGSPPQWHVPELAPGPQPPHYPTGTAARALAACERPGATCSVCVPLARSPGSPAGVAPSPRCIPVPPVVQGLKRITGDTPPSRRGSPSLPRSPPGPLRMEIETLLSLGVLGTPGLTSGLPAAELCGITSPFSPAEAVTSAAAGGVGPFSESPSIARPFLPEDAVVELSVPLAVSYTVAAEMADRTDP
- a CDS encoding acetyltransferase, GNAT family protein (encoded by transcript BESB_003290), with amino-acid sequence MGRLPVNQSAAATPASSCAPDDKAAAAASEGASKKKAPFPDPPACFGLGQLTRHNVMQMKQLHLATLPVTYGDVLYEQLQRHSQFSRLAYLGEVMVGGICCRVEAPPAAAAGAPKKRHSLYIMTLSVLKPYRRYGVASGLLSYILSRASEAQQGGVELEDCYLHVWTENKYALEFYEKRGFVNEGIQEDYYTDVTPTSAYILRTPLPWIYADPKFAAQGADGDGYDVTQHNLVVTASGGTGGK